One segment of Saprospiraceae bacterium DNA contains the following:
- a CDS encoding cation-translocating P-type ATPase, with the protein MPSQNNHLTGLSPEEVVRSRAQHGSNRLYVRPTRHLFRMLREIAVEPMFVLLVLACALYFAIGDRADAWLMAGAIVFVTLIEIVQELRSEKALSALQELSQPRVVVIREGERREVPVEEIVVGDLVAFSEGQRVPADGILVQQNDLSVDEAILTGESLPASKSINEGNNLLYQGTTVASGAGVARVQAVGARTELGKLGKSIETIETTPTPLQVQIDRFVRQMLLAGLVAFLMVFAINYAYAGAFLTALLFSLAFAMALVPEEIPVAFTTFMALGAYRMTRQKVLVKQPKTVESLGAATVICLDKTGTITENRMSVAAVRDFSGKGRVLEYAMWASEPEPFDAMEKAIHAVYEQETDQARRSNVEMVHEYPLSGIPPMMTHVYRPTTRPGDTGADLIATKGAVERILRVCGVDDEQERVILEQTKEMARKGYRVLGVASAEWNDAAYPMEQDDFPWQFEGLVALYDPPKPNIQQVINQFYEAGIAVKMVTGDYPETALNIAQESGIRIEGTPVTGEAVMQMSDAQLGEAAARVSVFARMFPDAKLRVVEALKANGEVVAMTGDGVNDGPALRAAQVGVAMGRRGTEIAKGAASMVLLDDDLARMVEAIRTGRRIYYNLRKAIRYIISIHLPIVLAVLLPLLFGWPYLHILMPVHVIFLELIMGPTCAIAYENEPAEPNVLNKLPHAATTSLFSWRELSLSLVQGLAITVGVFVMYHYAIALGKDEATTRSFVFITMLFANIFLTLANRSFEYTFVRTIFYRNWLLWGMVGVSVALSMSVLWVPWMREMFRLGTLSTAEVGWCLLAALASVGWFELWKAVRKVEPVEKKREGAKEHDSD; encoded by the coding sequence TTGCCGTCACAGAACAACCATCTCACAGGTCTCTCCCCCGAAGAAGTCGTCCGAAGTCGCGCCCAGCATGGGAGCAACCGCCTCTATGTGCGTCCCACGCGCCACCTGTTCCGTATGTTGAGAGAAATCGCGGTAGAGCCGATGTTCGTGCTGTTGGTATTGGCGTGCGCGCTCTATTTTGCCATTGGCGACCGGGCGGATGCTTGGCTGATGGCAGGAGCCATTGTTTTTGTCACCTTGATTGAAATTGTGCAGGAATTGCGCAGCGAGAAAGCCCTCAGCGCCTTGCAGGAGCTTTCGCAGCCGCGTGTGGTCGTCATCCGTGAGGGCGAGCGGCGCGAGGTGCCGGTGGAGGAAATCGTGGTGGGCGACTTGGTGGCCTTTTCCGAAGGTCAGCGCGTCCCTGCCGATGGCATATTGGTGCAACAAAACGACTTGAGCGTGGACGAGGCGATACTCACAGGGGAATCGCTGCCCGCAAGCAAAAGTATCAACGAGGGCAACAACCTGCTTTACCAAGGCACCACCGTCGCATCGGGCGCGGGCGTGGCGCGTGTGCAAGCGGTGGGCGCTCGCACGGAGTTGGGCAAATTGGGCAAATCCATCGAGACCATTGAGACCACTCCCACACCCTTGCAGGTGCAAATTGACCGCTTTGTGCGCCAGATGCTGCTGGCTGGTTTGGTTGCGTTTCTCATGGTTTTCGCCATCAACTACGCCTACGCGGGGGCTTTTCTGACCGCGCTGTTGTTTTCATTGGCCTTCGCCATGGCCTTGGTGCCGGAAGAGATTCCGGTGGCTTTCACCACCTTCATGGCGCTCGGCGCATATCGCATGACGCGGCAAAAGGTGCTGGTAAAACAACCCAAGACCGTCGAGAGCCTCGGCGCGGCCACCGTGATTTGCCTCGACAAAACTGGCACCATCACCGAAAACCGAATGTCCGTGGCTGCGGTACGCGATTTTTCGGGCAAAGGGCGCGTGCTCGAATACGCGATGTGGGCCAGCGAGCCGGAGCCATTCGACGCGATGGAAAAAGCCATTCACGCTGTGTATGAGCAAGAAACCGACCAAGCCCGGCGCTCCAATGTCGAAATGGTGCACGAGTACCCACTGAGCGGCATCCCGCCTATGATGACTCATGTGTATCGCCCCACCACGCGCCCCGGCGACACGGGGGCTGACCTCATCGCTACCAAAGGCGCAGTGGAGCGCATTCTCCGGGTTTGCGGCGTGGACGACGAGCAGGAGCGCGTCATTTTGGAACAAACCAAAGAAATGGCGCGAAAGGGCTATCGCGTATTGGGCGTGGCAAGCGCCGAATGGAACGATGCGGCATACCCCATGGAACAAGATGATTTCCCGTGGCAGTTTGAAGGCTTGGTGGCACTCTACGACCCGCCCAAACCCAATATCCAACAAGTCATCAATCAATTTTATGAGGCGGGCATCGCGGTGAAAATGGTGACAGGCGACTATCCAGAAACCGCCCTGAATATCGCACAAGAAAGCGGCATCCGAATAGAGGGAACACCTGTGACAGGCGAAGCCGTGATGCAGATGAGCGACGCGCAATTGGGTGAGGCCGCTGCGCGCGTCTCGGTATTTGCGCGGATGTTTCCCGATGCCAAATTGCGCGTGGTGGAGGCGCTCAAGGCCAATGGCGAAGTGGTGGCCATGACGGGCGACGGAGTGAACGACGGCCCCGCGCTGCGAGCCGCGCAAGTAGGGGTGGCGATGGGGCGCCGCGGCACCGAAATCGCCAAAGGCGCGGCCTCCATGGTGCTGCTCGACGACGACCTCGCCCGCATGGTGGAAGCCATCCGTACCGGGCGGCGCATCTACTACAACCTGCGCAAGGCCATCCGCTACATCATTTCGATTCACCTGCCCATCGTGTTGGCGGTCTTGCTGCCCCTGTTGTTCGGCTGGCCCTATTTGCACATCCTGATGCCCGTGCACGTCATTTTCCTCGAACTCATCATGGGGCCTACCTGTGCCATTGCCTACGAAAACGAACCCGCTGAACCCAATGTGCTGAACAAACTGCCGCACGCGGCCACCACCAGCCTATTTTCGTGGCGCGAGCTCTCGCTCAGCCTTGTGCAGGGGCTGGCCATCACCGTTGGGGTCTTTGTCATGTATCATTACGCCATTGCGTTGGGCAAGGACGAAGCGACCACGCGCTCTTTCGTGTTCATCACCATGTTGTTTGCCAATATCTTCCTGACATTGGCCAATCGCTCGTTTGAATACACGTTCGTGCGCACTATTTTTTACCGCAATTGGCTGCTATGGGGCATGGTGGGAGTGTCGGTGGCGCTATCCATGTCGGTGCTGTGGGTGCCGTGGATGCGGGAGATGTTCCGATTGGGCACGCTCTCCACTGCCGAAGTAGGCTGGTGCCTGCTCGCAGCCTTGGCCTCGGTCGGCTGGTTTGAACTGTGGAAGGCGGTGAGAAAGGTTGAGCCGGTTGAGAAAAAACGAGAAGGCGCAAAAGAGCATGACAGCGACTAA
- a CDS encoding Crp/Fnr family transcriptional regulator, with product MTYQHFQTHLASAEAGAHPITALANLRQQIQEIHSLEERDWMLFQNRVHWETCPKGTLLLQPGKTCDHLRFLHQGAVIYYDGLDEETQLEQVGWIAQPGEIAVEIVSFFQRIPTQQYMKCTVACAFLSLSRADLEALYAESATWNIVGRRLAERYILLMAERTHFHKLNSAREKYRYFTERFPQTMQLVSQRHIAAFLRIRPETLSRMRARRE from the coding sequence ACTGCCTTGGCCAACTTGCGCCAACAGATTCAGGAAATACATTCACTGGAAGAACGGGATTGGATGTTGTTCCAGAACAGGGTGCATTGGGAAACCTGCCCCAAAGGCACCTTGCTGCTTCAGCCCGGCAAAACCTGCGACCACCTCCGTTTCCTGCATCAAGGCGCGGTGATATACTACGACGGGTTGGACGAGGAAACCCAATTGGAGCAGGTGGGCTGGATAGCGCAGCCCGGCGAAATCGCCGTCGAAATCGTCAGCTTCTTTCAGCGCATCCCGACGCAGCAATACATGAAATGCACCGTCGCTTGCGCGTTTCTCTCACTTTCCCGCGCCGACTTGGAAGCGCTCTACGCCGAAAGCGCGACGTGGAACATCGTGGGCCGCCGGTTGGCGGAGCGGTATATACTGCTCATGGCAGAGCGCACCCATTTCCACAAGTTAAATTCGGCAAGGGAGAAATACCGCTATTTCACGGAGCGTTTCCCACAAACCATGCAATTAGTCTCTCAGCGCCACATCGCGGCGTTTTTGCGCATCCGACCAGAGACCTTGAGCCGGATGAGAGCGCGACGAGAATAA
- a CDS encoding patatin-like phospholipase family protein, with product MHKPKLKVLTIDGGGIRGILPCAILAELERRLGKPIAETFDLIAGTSTGGIIACGLNVPHPTTAGKPKFSAAQLGELYEKNGADIFKKRGGIFSGVTKLFGKSFAHDGLETLLRDYFGDAQLNQTFSELLVTSYDIEHRKPFYFLSRLAKQNPQAENFPLLDIARSTSAAPTYFEPNALPWVNGDKLTLVDGGVFANNPSMLAYAEATEMLRAKPSAVAAATTASEQHDVVDDLDLEAFVPTVSTGASDIFMLSLGTGRVVRPYRYESAKSWGMAQWIRPIIDILMQGVSESVDYQMNYVLPPHADGTKHYVRINPVIPEECSEMSDVSEKNIQGLQAVARQAVEENEALIEEVCRVLA from the coding sequence ATGCACAAGCCCAAGTTGAAAGTCTTGACCATTGACGGCGGCGGTATTCGAGGCATCCTCCCCTGCGCCATTTTGGCCGAACTCGAGCGGCGCCTCGGCAAGCCTATTGCCGAAACGTTTGACCTGATTGCCGGCACCTCCACGGGTGGCATCATTGCCTGCGGCCTCAACGTGCCGCACCCCACCACAGCAGGCAAGCCGAAATTCTCCGCCGCGCAATTGGGCGAGCTGTACGAAAAAAACGGGGCCGACATTTTCAAAAAAAGGGGCGGCATCTTTTCCGGCGTGACCAAACTGTTCGGAAAATCATTTGCCCACGATGGGCTGGAAACCTTGCTTCGTGATTATTTCGGCGACGCGCAACTGAACCAAACCTTCTCCGAACTGCTCGTCACCTCCTACGACATCGAGCACCGCAAGCCTTTTTACTTCCTTTCACGGCTGGCCAAACAAAACCCCCAAGCGGAGAATTTTCCCCTGCTCGACATCGCTCGCTCCACTTCGGCGGCGCCTACCTACTTCGAGCCGAACGCCCTGCCGTGGGTCAACGGTGACAAACTGACGCTTGTGGACGGCGGCGTGTTTGCCAACAACCCCTCCATGCTCGCATACGCGGAAGCGACAGAAATGCTTCGCGCCAAACCTTCGGCAGTGGCAGCAGCGACCACCGCCTCGGAGCAGCATGATGTTGTGGATGACTTGGATTTGGAAGCGTTTGTCCCGACGGTCAGCACTGGCGCGTCCGACATTTTCATGCTCTCGCTCGGCACCGGGCGCGTGGTGCGCCCCTATCGCTACGAAAGTGCCAAATCCTGGGGCATGGCTCAATGGATTCGGCCCATCATTGACATTCTGATGCAAGGTGTGTCGGAAAGCGTTGACTATCAGATGAACTATGTGTTGCCGCCTCATGCTGACGGGACCAAGCACTATGTTCGCATCAACCCTGTGATTCCCGAAGAGTGTTCCGAGATGTCGGACGTGTCGGAAAAGAACATCCAAGGCTTGCAAGCAGTCGCCCGCCAAGCCGTTGAGGAAAATGAGGCGTTGATAGAAGAGGTGTGCAGGGTGCTGGCATAA
- a CDS encoding zinc-dependent metalloprotease, whose protein sequence is MLLHRGGGQFFTVVSVGSGELSSEQQMKLGKIQQESTTASTQFVQVAFVKDLQQGGVINLQMPGKDCTAQVKAKTIEAYSNGDYYWYGEVEKEDGETEEECECYNGSVTVISRAGRVFGSVHIDDDHWSLHELGGGKRVLARRDYTNNVLECAMPDSGGKIVAEAMAQDRTEGNCPVRVLALYTPNAEAAAAGLEDRIVTAFVNANQILRNSKVTPNELTFILNSIQPFDFEETDNIQNDVTTLVSDTVVAQMRDDTRADLVVVYTDGEYSLWGVAGALGPSSGSALCIVNRVGESLHTTAHEMAHLLGCRHDIYDDPNGDFEHGHIFKTGCWPFRDKQKTVMYVPVSPQRIPYFSNPDVYYKKESTGTEEYENNARQLRTNACTVAAFRTDDVSSPFKVIPSSDQEACPCAYTTFYASGVGGGPGPYQFEWYTSTDGFTYGTLQGVGSVFSVNAPCTPGANLHIKVKGISSDNQTHEAFTYVVAIDPGFPSNCDRNNRVANTQEEFVTLMPNPAGEAVLLTIQSPSAANVAFSLNDAVGRLLSQQSFPVEKGQTQRRLDTSALPPSVYFLQVRVGDRLISQKFVKN, encoded by the coding sequence TTGCTTTTGCACAGGGGGGGGGGGCAATTTTTCACCGTAGTCTCCGTCGGCAGCGGAGAACTCAGCTCTGAACAACAGATGAAACTCGGCAAAATTCAGCAGGAAAGCACGACTGCTTCCACTCAATTTGTGCAGGTCGCTTTCGTCAAAGACCTTCAACAAGGAGGAGTAATCAACCTCCAAATGCCCGGCAAAGATTGTACTGCCCAAGTCAAAGCCAAGACAATAGAGGCATACAGCAACGGCGACTATTACTGGTACGGCGAAGTGGAAAAAGAAGACGGCGAGACAGAAGAAGAATGCGAATGTTACAACGGCTCGGTCACCGTCATTTCTCGCGCCGGGCGCGTGTTTGGCTCGGTTCACATTGACGACGACCATTGGAGCCTTCATGAGTTGGGCGGAGGGAAAAGAGTTTTGGCGCGGAGAGATTACACCAATAATGTGCTGGAATGTGCCATGCCCGACTCCGGCGGCAAAATCGTGGCCGAAGCCATGGCTCAAGACAGGACAGAAGGGAATTGCCCCGTCAGAGTGCTCGCGCTCTACACTCCCAATGCCGAAGCCGCCGCCGCAGGCTTGGAAGACAGGATAGTGACAGCCTTCGTCAACGCAAATCAAATCCTTCGAAACAGCAAGGTTACGCCCAATGAGTTGACCTTTATTTTGAATAGTATCCAACCATTTGATTTTGAAGAAACTGATAACATTCAGAATGATGTTACCACGTTAGTAAGCGATACTGTGGTGGCGCAAATGCGTGATGATACACGGGCAGACCTCGTAGTAGTGTACACAGATGGAGAGTATAGTCTATGGGGAGTAGCAGGGGCTTTAGGTCCTTCATCTGGCTCAGCCTTATGTATCGTGAACCGGGTTGGCGAGTCTCTCCACACCACGGCTCATGAGATGGCACACTTGCTGGGTTGTCGGCACGACATCTATGACGACCCAAACGGCGATTTTGAACACGGACACATCTTCAAAACTGGCTGCTGGCCTTTCAGGGATAAGCAAAAAACAGTTATGTATGTCCCCGTTTCGCCTCAAAGGATACCGTATTTTTCCAACCCTGATGTGTACTACAAGAAAGAATCAACTGGCACGGAAGAATATGAGAACAATGCACGACAGCTGCGCACCAATGCTTGCACGGTGGCAGCATTCAGAACCGACGATGTGAGTTCGCCATTCAAAGTCATCCCAAGCAGCGACCAAGAAGCTTGCCCGTGCGCATACACCACCTTTTATGCCTCAGGCGTGGGAGGCGGCCCCGGGCCATATCAATTCGAATGGTACACCAGCACCGATGGGTTTACTTACGGCACTTTGCAAGGGGTAGGCAGCGTGTTTAGCGTGAACGCCCCATGTACGCCGGGGGCTAACCTGCACATAAAGGTCAAGGGTATTTCTTCCGACAACCAGACTCACGAGGCGTTCACTTATGTCGTTGCGATAGACCCCGGCTTTCCAAGCAATTGCGACCGAAACAACAGGGTCGCGAACACACAAGAGGAATTTGTGACGCTAATGCCCAACCCTGCTGGCGAGGCCGTCCTGCTTACTATACAGTCGCCTTCAGCAGCCAACGTTGCCTTCAGCCTGAACGACGCGGTGGGCCGGTTGCTGAGCCAACAATCATTTCCGGTTGAAAAAGGACAAACCCAACGCCGTTTGGACACCTCAGCCTTACCTCCCAGTGTTTACTTCTTGCAAGTCCGGGTAGGCGACCGCTTGATTTCTCAAAAATTTGTCAAAAACTAA
- a CDS encoding NAD(P)/FAD-dependent oxidoreductase produces the protein MQHSTHTLIIGAGPAGLAVAGRLAKMGLPHILLEKGTRVSASWHQHYERLCLHTVKEHSDLPHWPMPAEYPLYVPRLGMIAYWENYVQTMNLAPQFGQEAISVRRTNGEWVTTTRTDVFTSPNVVVATGYNRVPHQPTWPAQAQFKGTLMHSCAYRNAAPFKGQRVLIVGIGNTGAELALDLHENGAFPAISVRGPVNFIRRDIAGRPAQRTAIMLGRLPNWAYDFIARMVQKWSVGDLTPYGLPASPYAPSEQLRRFGKVPVIDIGTIDLIKQRKVKILPGIQQFNENSVTFTNGQTEPFDTVIACTGYRAQVEDFVENAQPLLNERGYPRSLWFDDEAYKGLYFCGFSTPLSGILRNIKMDSERIAAHIQRA, from the coding sequence ATGCAACACTCCACCCACACCCTCATCATTGGCGCTGGCCCGGCCGGCCTCGCCGTCGCCGGAAGGCTTGCTAAAATGGGTTTGCCACATATCTTGTTGGAAAAAGGCACTCGCGTGTCGGCCTCGTGGCATCAGCACTACGAGCGGCTTTGCCTCCACACCGTGAAGGAACATTCCGACTTGCCGCATTGGCCCATGCCCGCCGAATATCCCTTGTATGTGCCGCGTCTGGGCATGATTGCTTATTGGGAAAATTATGTGCAAACCATGAACCTCGCGCCACAGTTTGGCCAAGAGGCGATAAGCGTGCGGCGAACAAATGGGGAATGGGTGACCACAACCCGAACAGATGTCTTCACCTCCCCAAACGTGGTCGTGGCGACAGGCTACAACCGCGTGCCTCACCAGCCAACATGGCCCGCCCAAGCGCAATTCAAAGGCACCTTGATGCACAGCTGCGCATATCGAAATGCCGCGCCTTTCAAGGGGCAGCGGGTACTCATCGTCGGCATCGGCAACACAGGTGCCGAATTGGCGCTCGACCTGCATGAAAACGGTGCCTTCCCCGCTATTTCAGTTCGTGGGCCAGTCAATTTTATCCGGCGCGATATAGCCGGTCGGCCTGCTCAACGAACCGCGATTATGCTGGGCCGACTGCCCAATTGGGCCTACGACTTCATCGCCCGGATGGTGCAAAAATGGTCGGTTGGCGATTTGACCCCTTACGGCCTGCCAGCCTCCCCCTACGCGCCTTCCGAGCAATTGCGGCGCTTTGGCAAAGTGCCAGTCATTGACATCGGCACCATTGACCTGATTAAACAACGAAAAGTGAAAATACTGCCAGGCATCCAACAGTTCAACGAAAACTCGGTCACCTTCACAAACGGCCAAACCGAACCTTTCGACACCGTCATCGCCTGCACGGGCTATCGGGCACAAGTGGAGGATTTTGTCGAAAACGCCCAGCCCCTCCTGAACGAAAGGGGCTACCCACGCAGTTTGTGGTTCGACGACGAAGCATACAAAGGGCTTTATTTCTGCGGGTTCTCCACGCCTTTGAGCGGCATTTTGCGAAATATCAAAATGGATTCGGAGCGCATCGCGGCGCATATTCAGAGGGCATAG